The Helicobacteraceae bacterium genome segment GTTAGATAACTTAGCGTTGTATGACGAGAGAGCGCGGTTCAAGTTTGTCTCCGAATCGACGTTAAATGAAACGCGCAACTCTACGATTTAAAGGCTTAAATATGATTTAAAGGTTTAAATACGATTCTTTTTTCGCGTTTTCGTCGTTTATGATCGCCGCGTTTAGCAAAATCTCCTTGATAAGCGTCGTTTTTCATACGCTACGCTCGCCTGTTATCGGCGCGCTGATTACCGAAGATTTAACCAAAACGGCGAGCAAAACGTTACTTTTTTAAACGAACCCGCGTTAAGGCTAATTTCGCGGGCTTTTTCTTTTCAAAAGCGCGCGCCGCTACAAAAGCGGTTTTTACCGCGCGTTAGTTACTCCAAACCTATGAGGCTAAAACGGCTTTATGATCGTCAATATAACGATTGCTATCAAAAAGAGCGTGGGGACTTCGTTAAAAACGCGAAAAAACGCGCCGCTCTTATTACAGGTATCGTTTTCAAGCCGCTTACGCAAATGTCCCGCGTAGAAAAACCAGCCGATCAACGCCGCCACGAGCGTTAGCTTCGCATGCAACCAACCCCCGCTTTGCAGCAGCTCCGGTCTAACGGCGATCATGCTTAATCCCGCGACAAGCGTCGTCCAGAAGGCGGGTAGAGAGATATATTTCCACAACTTGCGCTCTTGGATTTTGACTATACGCGCGAACTCTTTATTGTCGCGGTTCTCGGCGTGATAAACAAATAGGCGCGGCAGATAAAACATACCCGCAAACCACGAAATCATGGCTACAATATGAACAACTTTTATCCACAAATAATAATCTTCCATCGACATCCCCGCGCATTATTTTGCGTGAATTTTATCTAAGTTTAACTATAGTAGCGCTTTAAGGTCTTTAAGGTGTTGCGGGAATTTTTAGGTCATACTTTTGTGTTGCGCGGCAAGCCTTGTCCGTATTTGCCCAATTGGACTAGCGCCACCGAATACTGCATCGGCGGGGTGGATGGCGCTATGTTCGCCAAGTTGCTACTTCGAGGTTGGCGGCGGTTCGGTCATCTGTTTTTCCGCCCCGTATGCGCCGCCTGCGACGAGTGTAAGAGTATCAGGATAGATCCAAACCGCTTTGAGTGGAGCGGATCGTTTAGGCGAGTTTTGAGTAAGGGCGAAACGGCGCTTAGTATGAAAATTGAGCGCCCTCGCGTTACCGACGAGCGACTAAGCCTTTACGAGCGCTACCACAAAGAGCGATCCGCGACGCGCGGCTGGGAGCCGGAATCTACGGATCCAATGGACTACCGCTCTTCGTTTGTAGAGTGTTCCGAAAACTACGGATACGAGTTTTCTTACTATTATCTAGATCGGTTGGTTTGCGTCGCTTTAACGGACATATTGCCTGTAGGAGTTTCGGCGGTTTATTGCTATTACGAGCCTGAAATGCGTTCTCTATCTTTAGGCACGTATTCGATCTTGCGACAGTTGGCGTTCGCGAAAGAACGCGGCGCGAAACGGCTGTATCTAGGATATTGCGTGCATGGCAACGCCAGCCTGTCGTATAAAGCGCGTTTCAAACCATACGAAGTATTGCGCGGCAGACCAGAGTTGGATCAAGCGCCAACGTGGGAGTAAAGCGTATCATTATGAAAGCGGCAAGGTAAAAACGTGGAACAGATAGAAATTAAAGAGGTATCAAAAGACGCAGCGATTATCCATACTTTTAAGGATTCGCGCTACGCGTCGGAACACGCCCGATCGGACGGAACCGAAATAGCGCGGATTTTAGACGACCCGACCTTGTCCGTAAACGCAAAAAGCCGCGCCGTTTACGACACGACAAGTAAAATTATTAACGATCTGTTCGATAGCGAAATAACTCCGGAAAAAATACACGAAGCCAAAAACAGCGTGGGCGCGATGTTAAACGGCGTTATAAGCAATCAAATCACAATCGCTTCTCTGATAAAGGTTAGCTCTTACGACTACTACACATATACGCATTGCGTTAACGTCTGCGTTTATTCGGCGGGGCTTGGCAAAGAGATCGGCTTGTCGCCTAAAGAGATAGAGCTGCTTGGAGCGGGCGGCATTATGCACGATCTTGGCAAAGCGAAGGTGGATATAGACATTGTAAATAAACCGGGGCGGCTTACCGACGAAGAGTTTACCGAAATGAAAAGACACCCCGTTTATGGCTATGAGATATTAAAAGATCAATTTGAGAACGACGAGATTATCCTAACTAGCGTTCGGCATCATCACGAAAAGATGAACGGATCGGGCTATCCAGACGGTATTAAGGGCGATAATCTAAGTTTATACGCTCGCATCGTCGCCGTATGCGATATTTTCGACGCGCTGACCACCAAACGAAGCTATAAGCCCGCTCTCTCCACTTTTGAAGCGCTAACTTTAATGAAAGATAAAATGTTGGCGGAACTAGACGTTAAGGTGTTGACCTATTTTATCAGAATGATGGGCAAAGGCTAAACGCCCCGTCTAGTCGCTACGTATATAGCAACTGAGCTTTCATATTGCTCGACGCGATTTCTGTGATGGAAATTGACGATTGCAAGTAAGCGGATTAAATCTTACGCTATGGAAACAGGCTTACGCCAATATCTATAGCAATACGGGCGCGACAACGACGGGGGTTGACGGAATGTCCGACAATAGGCTTGAAAAGTTGAAAAGCCGTTCTAAGCGGCGAATATCGCTTTATTCCCGTTAGACGAGTTTTAATTCCGCTTTACGCGTCTTACGCCATTACAAACTCCGCGCGGGAAAGCTCTAAGGAATTGGAACAAGTTCCTAGTCAAAAAAAATAAATGGATAGCCGCGCGCATTGAAACCGTCCTTGTCACATCGTTTTTTTATTCCAATCTAGCCGCGCTCCTTGCGCGCGCGTATTGAAACTCTGCGTTAGCGCTCTAAAAAAGTCAGATAGGGGTTATTCGCTTTTTATCGTAGCGATCGAGACGTTTTCTAGTTTGCGCTCTTTTAGCGCGTCCATTAGTTTTATAAACTGCGAGAAACGACTTTCTTTATCGGCGCGGACAATAATCATATCGGCGCGATCCATACTATCTAGCCGCATTAACAGCGCGTAAAAATTAAGCGGCTCTTTATCGAGAAAAAAATCGCCGTTTTCGTCGATCGCGATCTCTACGCGCTTTTGTCCTTGAGCGGGGGATTGCGCCTGCGTCGTTTTGGCTTCGGGCAGCGCCACTTTGATCGCGCCTTGCGAGATAAAAGTAGCCGTCGTTAGCACGATTGCGAGTAGCACAAGCATAACGTCGATAAAGGGCAAAACGTTTATCGAGTCGATCCGTTTTAATCTCATCGCCGCCGCCTTCTTGCGCAAAAGGCGATCGGATCAATTCGTTTTGATCGCATTCTTGTCGTCCCACTCGGCGATCAGCGTTTCGGCTTTGCCAAGCAACAGATTATAGGCGATCGACGACGGGATCGCCACAAGTAAACCCGCCGCCGTAGCTTTAAGCGCCAGCGCCAGACCCGTCATTAGCGACGCGGCGTCCATATTCGATATGTTGTTCGCGATGTCGATAAAAGCGATCATAATGCCAAACACCGTGCCAAGCAACCCCACATACGGAGCGTTAGAGGCGATCACCGCGATAATCGTCAGCCGTTTTTGCAGCTCGATTTCAAGGCGCGATCGGCTGACAAAATCGCCGACTTTGACAAATCGGTAGAACAAAACGCGCTCGATCGCCGCCCATAACGCGATAAATCCCATCAAGCCAAGCGCGCCTAAAGCGATCCACTCTACGATCTCTCTATCCATTTGTAAGCCTTTCGATTCGCGTTAGAACGCCCGGGTGCGTTTCGCGCCACAGCGCGTAGATCGGAAGTTTTCTAGGAAAAGCTCTGTTTTCGACCGCGAGTTTAACAAGCGCGTTTTTTAGATCGGTTTTATCGGTAAGCGCCGCGCCGTAAGCGTCGGCGGCAAACTCGGCGCGGCGGCTAATCGCGTTGATAAGCGGCTGAAAGAAAAAATCGATCGGCGCGGCAAAAACAACGCATAAAGCCATAGCGATATGCGCTCCTTGCGGCAGATTTAGCGCCGAGTAGAGATCAAAGTCAAGCAGCGCGTAGAAAAACAGGCAGATAACCCATATTTCAACGCCGATCGCGCACAGGCGTTTCCAAATGTCTTTGTGTTTGAAGTGTCCTAACTCGTGTCCCAAAACCGCTAAAATCTCGCTTTCGCTTAACTTTTCAATCAACGTATCATACAGCGCGACGCGCTTTGTCTTGCCAATCCCAGCGAAATAGGCGTTTAGCCTCGCGTCGCGTTTGCTGGCATCGATTCTGAAAACGCCATTCGCGCCAAAACCCGCCCGCGCGAGCAGCTCTTTGATTTTCGCGCCAAGCGGCGTGTCGTCGATCGGCTCGAATTTATTGAATATCCGCGCGATATATGGAAACAGGAGATTGACGAGTATTATAAACGTTATCGCGGCGGCAAACGCGTAGAAAACGCCGCTAAAATTTAGCGGCGGCGCGAACGAGCGCGCGATAAACGCGAACGCGCAAGAGAGTATCGAGGCGACGACGATCAGCATAACCAAACCTTTAACGAAGTCGATAAAAAAGAGCTTTTTTGTCGATCGGTTGAATCCGAACTTCTCGTCGATCGCAAAGGTCTTGTAATACTCCAGCGGCAGATTCAAGATCGCGCCGATCGCTAAAAACGACGCGACAAACGCCGCCGCCTTCGCCGTCGCGGAGTCTATCGCGATCGCTTGATCGAGGGCGCTAAACCCCGCGAGAAACCAGAGCGCCAAAATAAGCGTCGAGAAGATATTCGAGCCAATCGAAAAACGCAGGCAGGCGACCTCGTAATCGGCGGCTTTTTGCCAATCCGCGACCGGCAGCAACGCCGGCTTGGCGCCGCGCGCTTGCTTGACAAAGGCGATCTGCGCCGCCGTCAAAACGGTATCCAAAGAGAGATAAGCGACGTAAAGGATCGCCAGAACAAATTCCAAAAAAACCTCCGAGCGGTTCGTAAAAATAATCGTAAATCTTAACAGACGAAAGATTGCGCGGCGAATTTTTGGCGCGCGCGGCTACCAATTGATAGAATAACGCGCAAAAAGGAGAGCGATGGCGCTAATCGACCTGAAATCCGTCCGCAAACAATACGACGCGCGAATAATTTTAGACGGCGTTGATTTTGCGATCGAGGCGCTTGAGCGCATCGCGATCGTCGGGCGAAACGGAAGCGGAAAAACGACGTTGGCGAAAATCGCGGGCGGCGTTTTGCAAGCCGATAGCGGCGAACGAATGACGCGGAATAATATCGCGATAGAAACGCTGGAGCAAAATCCCGTTCTAAACGAAGACCTAAGCGTCAAAGAGACGATTGAAAACTCGCTGACGCATATCGTCGCGATCAAAGAGGAATACGCGAAATTAACTAAAGAGCTAGAGCGCGCAAGCGACGATAAAACGCTGACAAGCCGCCTTGCCGCGCTAGGATCGCGGCTTGACTTCTTAAACGCGTGGAATCTTAGCGATCAGATTGAGCGCGTAATAATCCATTTCAATCTTAAAGCGTTGGAGAATAAAAAAATAGCGACGTTAAGCGGCGGCGAAAAACGGCGCGTCGCGCTAAGCGTCATAATGCTGAAAAAACCGGATATTGCGCTATTAGACGAGCCGACAAACCATTTAGACGTTTATATGGTTAAGTTTTTAGAGGAGCTGATACTAGAAAGCAAAAGCGCGTTCTTAATTATCTCTCACGATCGCTACTTTATAGAGCGGATCGCCACGCGGACAATCGAGATTGAGGACGGGCGGATACGATCGTTTAACGGCGGTTACAATCGCTATTTAGAGCAAAAAGCGGCGGCGCTAGAGTCGATGAAAAAAAGCCACGAAACGCTTATCAAGCGGCTAAGAGACGAACAAGAGTGGCTAAATCGCGGCGTAAAAGCGAGGCTAAAGCGTAATATGGGGCGCGTGGAAAAAATTAAACAGATGAAAGAGGAGGCGAAAAAAAACCCCTCGATCATTCGCAAGATAAAACTTGAGCTTGAACGCGAATATAAAGCGTTTAACCGCGACGATGGAACAAACCGCAGAAAAGCGCTGTTTGAAATAGAAAATCTATCGATCGGCATAGATCAAAAAACGCTTATCAAACCTTTTTCCGCGCGTATTTTGCAAGAGGATAAGATCGCCGTGGCGGGCAAGAATGGAAGCGGTAAAACTACGCTACTTTTGACGCTGCTTGGACGCATAAAGCCGCTTAGCGGCGCTATAAAAATCGGTTACGAGTCTATCGGCTACTTCGATCAGGACAGATCGATGTTGGACGACAATAAAAATTTGCTAGAGACCTTCTGTCCAAACGGCGGCGATCATATCTTGGCGTTCGGCGCTAACGTTCACGTTTATGGATATATGAAAAATTGGCTTTTTCCAAAGGAGTTTCTCGATAAAAAGATCGGTTCGCTAAGCGGCGGCGAAAAGAACCGCGTGGCGCTTGCCTTACTTTTTTCTAAGCGTTACGACTGCATTGTTTTAGACGAACCCACAAACGATCTGGATATTCCT includes the following:
- the hemJ gene encoding protoporphyrinogen oxidase HemJ; this encodes MEDYYLWIKVVHIVAMISWFAGMFYLPRLFVYHAENRDNKEFARIVKIQERKLWKYISLPAFWTTLVAGLSMIAVRPELLQSGGWLHAKLTLVAALIGWFFYAGHLRKRLENDTCNKSGAFFRVFNEVPTLFLIAIVILTIIKPF
- a CDS encoding arginyltransferase; translation: MLREFLGHTFVLRGKPCPYLPNWTSATEYCIGGVDGAMFAKLLLRGWRRFGHLFFRPVCAACDECKSIRIDPNRFEWSGSFRRVLSKGETALSMKIERPRVTDERLSLYERYHKERSATRGWEPESTDPMDYRSSFVECSENYGYEFSYYYLDRLVCVALTDILPVGVSAVYCYYEPEMRSLSLGTYSILRQLAFAKERGAKRLYLGYCVHGNASLSYKARFKPYEVLRGRPELDQAPTWE
- a CDS encoding HD-GYP domain-containing protein; translated protein: MEQIEIKEVSKDAAIIHTFKDSRYASEHARSDGTEIARILDDPTLSVNAKSRAVYDTTSKIINDLFDSEITPEKIHEAKNSVGAMLNGVISNQITIASLIKVSSYDYYTYTHCVNVCVYSAGLGKEIGLSPKEIELLGAGGIMHDLGKAKVDIDIVNKPGRLTDEEFTEMKRHPVYGYEILKDQFENDEIILTSVRHHHEKMNGSGYPDGIKGDNLSLYARIVAVCDIFDALTTKRSYKPALSTFEALTLMKDKMLAELDVKVLTYFIRMMGKG
- a CDS encoding biopolymer transporter ExbD encodes the protein MRLKRIDSINVLPFIDVMLVLLAIVLTTATFISQGAIKVALPEAKTTQAQSPAQGQKRVEIAIDENGDFFLDKEPLNFYALLMRLDSMDRADMIIVRADKESRFSQFIKLMDALKERKLENVSIATIKSE
- the exbB gene encoding TonB-system energizer ExbB; its protein translation is MDREIVEWIALGALGLMGFIALWAAIERVLFYRFVKVGDFVSRSRLEIELQKRLTIIAVIASNAPYVGLLGTVFGIMIAFIDIANNISNMDAASLMTGLALALKATAAGLLVAIPSSIAYNLLLGKAETLIAEWDDKNAIKTN
- a CDS encoding M48 family metallopeptidase, giving the protein MEFVLAILYVAYLSLDTVLTAAQIAFVKQARGAKPALLPVADWQKAADYEVACLRFSIGSNIFSTLILALWFLAGFSALDQAIAIDSATAKAAAFVASFLAIGAILNLPLEYYKTFAIDEKFGFNRSTKKLFFIDFVKGLVMLIVVASILSCAFAFIARSFAPPLNFSGVFYAFAAAITFIILVNLLFPYIARIFNKFEPIDDTPLGAKIKELLARAGFGANGVFRIDASKRDARLNAYFAGIGKTKRVALYDTLIEKLSESEILAVLGHELGHFKHKDIWKRLCAIGVEIWVICLFFYALLDFDLYSALNLPQGAHIAMALCVVFAAPIDFFFQPLINAISRRAEFAADAYGAALTDKTDLKNALVKLAVENRAFPRKLPIYALWRETHPGVLTRIERLTNG
- a CDS encoding ABC-F family ATP-binding cassette domain-containing protein — its product is MALIDLKSVRKQYDARIILDGVDFAIEALERIAIVGRNGSGKTTLAKIAGGVLQADSGERMTRNNIAIETLEQNPVLNEDLSVKETIENSLTHIVAIKEEYAKLTKELERASDDKTLTSRLAALGSRLDFLNAWNLSDQIERVIIHFNLKALENKKIATLSGGEKRRVALSVIMLKKPDIALLDEPTNHLDVYMVKFLEELILESKSAFLIISHDRYFIERIATRTIEIEDGRIRSFNGGYNRYLEQKAAALESMKKSHETLIKRLRDEQEWLNRGVKARLKRNMGRVEKIKQMKEEAKKNPSIIRKIKLELEREYKAFNRDDGTNRRKALFEIENLSIGIDQKTLIKPFSARILQEDKIAVAGKNGSGKTTLLLTLLGRIKPLSGAIKIGYESIGYFDQDRSMLDDNKNLLETFCPNGGDHILAFGANVHVYGYMKNWLFPKEFLDKKIGSLSGGEKNRVALALLFSKRYDCIVLDEPTNDLDIPTINVLEEYLQSYKGALVFVSHDRYFIDKIASKLWVIKDDQAISEELCGYGDYLDKESYFNELDAAASATDKTAPKREAARSQRKFSYNEQRLYETLPNEIDRLEKQIKERENAMFDGVYSASALAEQSQALEALKASLESKVETYFKLEEKKESYAS